A portion of the Terriglobales bacterium genome contains these proteins:
- a CDS encoding 2'-deoxycytidine 5'-triphosphate deaminase, which yields MNTSKQNLPDAPELERNNGILPAQSLRALVKNGVIAAPESLPIKDEQIQPASIDLRLGQQAFHVRASFLPGKSSTLLKKVHDGLLIDTLDLRQPTLLTPNSVYIVKLTETLSLPADVSGIANPKSTTGRLDIFTRLITEHGEEFERVPRGYSGELYAEVVTRSFPVYVREGLKLNQLRFIRGKVEARRDSVLRELAKDDQLVRYETEDRLVDAINRGLSVTVNLEGSERSDIVAYKAKKYAAPIDLSKIRHYEMADFWEFIRKPATRRLILEPDEFYLLASKEKVRVPPDHAAEMVAYDPTMGEFHVHYAGFFDPGFGYGAQGEIPGTKAVLEVRAHDMPILLEDGQFVGKLLYYRMAAIPEVVYGQDIGSSYQKQELTPSKQFKFTEPQESAPVKQEERQAEWGGRGRRDVVLLEQH from the coding sequence ATGAATACATCCAAGCAAAATCTGCCTGACGCACCAGAACTGGAGCGCAACAATGGAATCCTGCCAGCGCAATCACTGCGTGCGCTGGTAAAGAACGGCGTGATCGCGGCTCCTGAATCTCTGCCGATTAAGGATGAGCAGATTCAGCCGGCCAGCATCGACTTGCGCCTGGGCCAGCAGGCGTTTCACGTGCGAGCCAGTTTTCTACCGGGCAAATCATCCACCTTGCTGAAAAAGGTGCATGACGGGCTGTTGATCGACACGCTTGATCTACGGCAGCCCACCTTGCTGACGCCAAACTCGGTCTACATCGTGAAGCTCACCGAGACGCTGAGCCTGCCTGCCGACGTGAGCGGCATCGCGAACCCGAAGAGCACGACCGGGCGGCTGGATATATTCACGCGGCTAATCACCGAGCATGGCGAAGAGTTTGAACGAGTTCCGCGAGGTTATTCTGGCGAACTGTACGCCGAGGTCGTAACCCGAAGTTTTCCTGTTTATGTTCGCGAGGGATTGAAGCTCAATCAGCTTCGGTTCATCCGCGGCAAGGTGGAAGCTCGTCGTGACAGCGTTCTGCGTGAACTGGCCAAGGACGATCAGCTTGTCCGCTACGAAACCGAGGACCGTCTCGTAGACGCCATCAACCGCGGACTATCAGTAACGGTGAATCTGGAAGGCAGCGAGCGCTCGGATATCGTTGCCTACAAGGCGAAGAAATACGCCGCTCCGATCGATCTCAGCAAGATTCGTCATTATGAAATGGCCGATTTCTGGGAGTTCATTCGTAAGCCCGCTACTCGTCGTCTTATTTTGGAACCCGACGAGTTCTATTTGCTGGCGTCGAAAGAGAAAGTCCGCGTTCCCCCCGATCATGCGGCAGAGATGGTCGCGTATGATCCGACGATGGGCGAGTTCCACGTCCACTACGCGGGCTTTTTCGACCCTGGATTCGGCTACGGCGCGCAGGGTGAGATCCCCGGCACAAAGGCGGTGCTCGAGGTCCGCGCGCACGACATGCCGATTCTGCTGGAAGACGGCCAGTTCGTCGGCAAACTGCTCTACTACCGCATGGCCGCAATTCCGGAGGTGGTATATGGCCAAGACATCGGATCGTCGTACCAGAAGCAGGAGCTCACCCCCAGCAAACAGTTCAAGTTCACCGAGCCACAGGAGAGCGCGCCGGTGAAACAGGAAGAGCGGCAAGCTGAGTGGGGCGGGAGAGGCAGGAGAGATGTAGTGCTGTTGGAGCAGCACTGA
- a CDS encoding deoxynucleoside kinase, which produces MGVRLVIGGNFGVVSASFSTLCSEQTWFMAKLFDPPRYIALEGPIRVGKSTLSGIIADRLHAQRITEPEDNPFLAAFYDGEPGAGFQAQFAFLMARFDQLRALERSPHKAIVCDYIFEKDKLFACINLNDAELGIYNRYYNYFREQLPTPDLVIYLQASPEVLKKRLRRKNAPGELAVSDDYIEEIVKAYEHFFFHYTASDLLVVNTNDIDFVDRHQDLQELLRRLSEPIRGTQYFLPLGSEAASA; this is translated from the coding sequence ATGGGTGTTCGCCTCGTCATCGGTGGAAATTTTGGCGTTGTCTCGGCTTCCTTCTCCACGCTATGCTCCGAGCAGACCTGGTTTATGGCCAAGCTCTTCGATCCCCCCCGCTACATAGCCCTGGAAGGTCCGATCCGCGTAGGCAAAAGCACGCTTTCTGGCATTATCGCGGACCGACTCCACGCGCAACGCATCACCGAACCTGAGGACAATCCATTTCTCGCTGCTTTTTATGACGGCGAGCCGGGCGCCGGCTTCCAGGCGCAGTTTGCCTTCCTGATGGCACGCTTTGACCAACTGCGAGCCCTGGAGCGCAGTCCGCACAAAGCGATCGTCTGTGACTACATCTTCGAGAAAGACAAGCTGTTTGCCTGCATCAACCTCAATGATGCCGAGCTTGGTATCTATAACCGTTACTACAACTACTTTCGCGAGCAGCTACCGACTCCGGATCTCGTGATTTATCTTCAGGCGAGTCCGGAAGTATTGAAGAAACGCCTGCGACGTAAGAACGCTCCAGGAGAGTTGGCGGTGAGCGACGATTACATCGAAGAGATCGTCAAGGCTTACGAGCACTTCTTCTTTCACTACACCGCGTCAGACCTGCTCGTAGTGAATACCAACGACATTGACTTCGTCGACCGCCACCAGGATCTGCAGGAACTGCTGCGGCGTCTGTCGGAGCCCATCCGAGGCACGCAGTATTTCCTGCCGCTGGGTTCGGAAGCGGCTAGCGCGTAG
- a CDS encoding Ig-like domain-containing protein has protein sequence MRFSRIELLVVCLFSVFLALVPVVGGQGNPHKSKTISGTLSPGNITAGSTVTLSGAASATATTADVNGNYRLTVFGNGSYTVTPAKAGLSFQPPSQSVFVNKSSSPVANFTATTTLQSITLSAATGSIAKGSSDQFTAIGTFSDGSTQNLTNSASWNSSNTSVAIVSGSGLASGVGAGSTTITASQGGITSNPVPLTVTAATLQSITINTSNSSIAKGTSAQYKATGTFSDGSTQDLTNAVIWASSNPTVANISATGLVMGTAIGSTNITATQNGITSNSSALTVTAATLRSINVSANSSSIAKGTSVQFTATGTFSDGSTQNLTNTVTWSSSNLATATISSTGLATGAAIGASNITASQSGINSNSFALTVTAAALQSITINASNSSIAKGTSVQFTATGTFSDGSTQNLTNSATWTSSNSATANISASGLATGLTMGSSSISAAQNGITSNSFALTVTAATLQSITINASSSSIAKGTSVQFTATGTFTDGTTQDLTNTATWTSSSPATANVSASGLASGVAIGSSIITATQSTITSNSFPLTVTAATLQSIKISASTSSIAKGTSVQFTATGTFTDGTTQNLTNTATWASSNPATANISAGGLASGVAIGSSNITATQNGITSNTVAFSVTAATLQSIAISATSSSIAKGTNVQFTATGTFTDGTTQNLTNTATWASSSPAAVNISTGGLATGGALGSSNITASQNGIVSNSFALTVTAATVQSITVTAGSPSLVAGASEQLTATGSYSDGSTQNLTSSAVWTSSNPAAVSLNANAVALAAGIGQSVISASVGSTNGTMTISTSATLSGTVSPASSIAGTTITLSGAATATTTPDTSGNYSFTVVANGAYTLTPHNSSFSFVPPSASVTVNNTNVAAINFATGSGQLSMNPSSFAFGTVGVGSTAQIQTTLTASGGDVTVTGDTLTGPGFGLNGITFPLTITSGKSAIFAVTLTPGSTGVISGKLSLNNGTTTLSTANLSGTGAGLNIAPSNVNFGQVMDGTTSAPQALTLNAVGSSVTVTSESIVQNGGGGSPFSINGLPALPFTIAAGQSTQASVTFAPASGSPGTASGTVNVATNMNSVAPTLSGTGSANVAIGWTASTTPTVTYNVYRCSISTAACVQTQPANFTRIVTGVSGLAYTDSTVASGQTYYYSLTAVDGSGAESVFSGVSGAAAIP, from the coding sequence TTGCGATTTTCAAGAATCGAGTTACTCGTAGTGTGTCTTTTTTCCGTCTTCTTAGCCCTTGTACCAGTTGTGGGAGGACAGGGAAATCCGCACAAGTCTAAGACAATTTCCGGTACTCTTAGTCCGGGAAACATTACTGCCGGGTCCACAGTGACACTAAGTGGAGCTGCGAGTGCAACTGCTACCACTGCTGACGTGAATGGTAATTACAGGCTTACTGTTTTTGGCAACGGTAGTTACACGGTGACACCTGCCAAGGCGGGACTAAGCTTCCAACCGCCCAGCCAGAGCGTATTTGTTAATAAGTCCTCGAGCCCTGTGGCGAACTTCACGGCGACAACGACACTACAATCGATCACGCTCAGTGCTGCCACAGGCTCCATTGCGAAGGGTAGCAGCGATCAGTTCACGGCGATCGGCACGTTTAGCGATGGCTCAACGCAGAATCTGACTAATTCTGCAAGCTGGAACTCTTCAAACACGTCCGTGGCTATCGTTAGTGGAAGCGGTTTGGCGAGCGGAGTTGGCGCAGGATCGACGACCATCACAGCTTCGCAAGGTGGAATTACGTCCAACCCGGTGCCGTTGACAGTGACCGCAGCCACGCTGCAGTCAATCACGATCAACACAAGCAATTCCTCAATCGCCAAAGGCACCAGCGCGCAGTACAAGGCCACCGGAACCTTCAGTGACGGCAGCACGCAAGACCTGACAAATGCTGTTATCTGGGCTAGCTCCAATCCCACGGTGGCCAACATCAGCGCCACAGGCTTGGTTATGGGAACCGCTATCGGGTCGACTAACATTACGGCCACCCAAAACGGGATTACCTCGAATAGCTCTGCGCTAACCGTCACCGCGGCCACGCTGCGGTCGATCAATGTCAGTGCCAATAGTTCCTCGATCGCCAAGGGCACTAGCGTTCAGTTCACTGCGACGGGAACTTTCAGCGATGGCAGCACGCAGAATCTGACGAACACTGTCACGTGGAGTAGCTCGAACTTGGCAACCGCCACTATCAGCTCTACTGGCCTTGCCACCGGCGCGGCTATCGGTGCCAGCAACATCACAGCAAGTCAGAGCGGGATCAATTCCAACAGCTTTGCCCTGACTGTAACGGCTGCGGCTCTGCAGTCGATCACGATTAACGCGAGTAATTCCTCGATCGCCAAGGGCACTAGCGTTCAGTTCACTGCGACGGGAACCTTCAGCGATGGCAGTACGCAAAATCTGACGAATTCTGCTACTTGGACGAGCTCGAATTCGGCAACCGCCAACATCAGTGCCAGCGGCCTTGCGACGGGCCTTACCATGGGGTCCAGTAGCATCAGCGCGGCCCAGAATGGGATTACCTCCAACAGTTTTGCCCTGACAGTAACGGCAGCAACACTGCAGTCGATCACGATCAATGCATCCAGTTCTTCAATTGCCAAGGGCACGAGCGTTCAGTTCACTGCGACCGGCACCTTCACCGATGGAACCACTCAGGACCTGACCAACACCGCTACCTGGACGAGTTCGAGTCCCGCGACGGCGAATGTCAGCGCCAGCGGTCTGGCCAGTGGAGTAGCCATCGGTTCAAGCATCATCACGGCAACCCAAAGCACGATCACTTCTAACAGTTTTCCACTGACAGTAACGGCGGCAACACTTCAGTCGATCAAGATCAGCGCATCGACCTCCTCGATTGCCAAAGGTACTAGCGTTCAGTTCACCGCCACTGGAACCTTCACCGACGGGACGACTCAGAACCTGACTAACACTGCAACCTGGGCTAGTTCGAATCCGGCGACGGCCAACATCAGCGCCGGCGGTCTGGCCAGTGGGGTAGCCATTGGTTCGAGCAACATCACGGCAACGCAGAATGGGATTACTTCCAACACCGTTGCGTTCTCAGTAACTGCGGCCACACTGCAATCGATCGCGATTAGCGCAACCAGTTCATCGATCGCGAAAGGCACCAACGTTCAGTTCACCGCTACCGGAACCTTCACCGACGGTACGACGCAGAACCTGACCAACACTGCAACCTGGGCCAGTTCAAGTCCGGCAGCAGTCAACATCAGCACCGGTGGTCTGGCCACGGGCGGAGCGCTAGGCTCCAGCAACATCACTGCCTCCCAGAACGGAATCGTGTCAAACAGCTTTGCACTCACGGTAACGGCAGCCACAGTGCAATCAATCACCGTCACCGCTGGCAGCCCGTCTCTTGTGGCGGGTGCGAGCGAGCAACTTACTGCTACCGGAAGCTACAGCGACGGGAGCACGCAAAATCTCACTAGTTCCGCGGTTTGGACTTCGTCCAATCCCGCGGCTGTCAGCCTCAACGCGAACGCGGTGGCCCTTGCCGCAGGTATTGGTCAATCTGTAATTTCGGCCTCAGTAGGAAGTACTAATGGAACTATGACGATCTCTACTTCAGCCACGCTCTCTGGCACGGTGAGTCCCGCCAGCAGCATCGCCGGCACAACCATCACCCTCAGCGGAGCGGCGACCGCCACAACGACGCCCGATACGAGTGGCAACTACAGCTTCACTGTTGTGGCGAATGGAGCGTACACGCTCACACCACACAACAGCTCATTCAGTTTTGTGCCTCCGAGCGCATCTGTCACCGTCAATAACACAAATGTAGCCGCAATAAACTTCGCCACGGGTTCGGGACAGCTCTCTATGAATCCATCCAGTTTCGCTTTCGGGACTGTTGGAGTCGGTTCAACCGCCCAAATTCAAACGACGCTTACCGCCAGTGGTGGAGATGTGACCGTAACTGGGGACACCCTGACAGGTCCCGGATTTGGACTGAATGGAATTACGTTCCCTCTGACGATTACTTCAGGCAAGAGCGCTATCTTCGCTGTCACACTTACTCCTGGATCCACGGGTGTCATTTCGGGAAAGCTCTCGCTTAACAACGGAACCACTACACTCTCAACCGCCAACCTCTCCGGAACTGGTGCCGGCCTCAACATCGCTCCATCGAATGTGAATTTCGGTCAAGTGATGGACGGCACGACGAGTGCGCCACAGGCCTTGACTCTGAACGCAGTTGGAAGCAGTGTGACGGTAACATCGGAGAGCATTGTTCAAAATGGCGGCGGAGGTTCTCCATTCTCGATTAACGGTCTGCCTGCGCTACCGTTCACAATTGCGGCAGGTCAGAGCACGCAGGCCAGCGTGACGTTTGCTCCGGCTTCCGGTTCGCCTGGGACGGCTTCGGGAACAGTGAATGTTGCGACCAACATGAACAGCGTTGCTCCGACTTTGTCGGGAACTGGCAGTGCAAACGTGGCGATTGGGTGGACTGCCAGCACGACTCCCACCGTGACCTACAACGTCTATCGTTGCTCAATCTCAACCGCAGCGTGCGTTCAAACACAGCCGGCGAACTTCACGCGGATTGTTACGGGAGTGAGCGGCCTCGCTTACACCGACTCGACTGTCGCTTCTGGTCAGACTTACTACTATTCCTTGACTGCCGTGGATGGGAGTGGTGCGGAGAGTGTGTTCTCGGGAGTGTCGGGAGCTGCGGCTATTCCCTAA